From the genome of Terriglobia bacterium, one region includes:
- a CDS encoding molybdopterin-dependent oxidoreductase → MAKGISRRKFLQVTGGVAGAAAATSAVAQPFPPGWKGNTRVELIPTNCEMCFWRCGVLAEVKDGRLLKLQGNPDHPLTKGKLCARGNAGVALLNDPDRLKYPQIRTGERGEGKFKRVSWDEALDFLTSRLKDLKQKYGAESVAVFPHGVGSGFFATLMKAYGTPNAAEPAFAQCRGPRDVGYQLTFGRPVNSPEPVDLEESKCIVLMGSHIGENIFTSQVTAFSDGLGKGAKLIVVDPRFSTAASKATWWLPIKPGTDTALLLAWMNVLVTEKLCDTDYLDEYAVGFKELTAHVKEFTPEWAETITELSAAQIRETAHAMAEAKPAVAIHPGRHVTWYGNDTQRARAMAILTALLGAYGRKGGIFLPTKLAQGRIPLPPMPESERGRGDRVGDVYPLASEEAYGLTHGLIETTRTENPYPIKAWVVYGQNILESIPTRAQTLEAIKKLEFMAVVDVLPQEQTRYADLVLPEATYLERYDPPAVSTTAKRPFVSIRQPAVEPMYESKPGWWIAKETAKRLGLQDYFPWTDPDEHLRKLIAPMNINESELKSLGAISFDGKPYIEDRTESDGPLFPTQSGKIEIVSSVLSDLKLDALPKYEPVPDPPAGYVRLIYGRAPVHSFSRTENNAWLDDLMHENPVWLSAEAANKSGLKDGQEVILENQDGVKSPTVTLRVTPGMRNDVAYTVHGFGPQAPGLKKAYQHGFSDTALMTRVAIDPLTGATGMRVNFVRVIAAEKG, encoded by the coding sequence ATGGCAAAAGGAATCTCACGGCGAAAGTTTCTCCAGGTCACTGGCGGTGTGGCCGGTGCGGCCGCAGCGACCTCTGCAGTTGCACAACCGTTTCCCCCTGGCTGGAAAGGCAACACTCGGGTCGAACTCATCCCAACGAACTGCGAGATGTGCTTCTGGCGCTGCGGCGTGCTTGCAGAAGTCAAAGACGGAAGGTTACTCAAGCTGCAGGGAAACCCCGATCACCCGCTTACGAAGGGCAAGCTCTGCGCGCGGGGAAACGCCGGTGTCGCACTGCTCAACGATCCCGACCGCCTGAAGTATCCGCAAATTCGAACGGGAGAGCGTGGAGAAGGGAAGTTTAAGCGCGTTTCGTGGGATGAAGCCCTCGACTTTCTCACATCGCGATTGAAGGATCTAAAGCAGAAGTACGGCGCGGAGAGCGTGGCTGTCTTTCCGCACGGCGTTGGCTCGGGATTCTTCGCTACTCTGATGAAGGCATACGGTACACCGAACGCGGCTGAGCCAGCGTTTGCGCAGTGCCGCGGTCCGCGCGATGTCGGTTACCAGCTGACTTTCGGGCGGCCTGTGAACTCGCCCGAACCGGTCGATCTGGAAGAGTCCAAATGCATCGTTCTCATGGGCAGCCACATTGGCGAGAACATCTTTACATCGCAGGTCACGGCTTTCTCGGATGGACTCGGAAAAGGCGCGAAACTCATCGTCGTGGACCCGCGCTTCTCCACTGCAGCTTCGAAAGCTACCTGGTGGCTACCGATCAAGCCCGGAACCGATACGGCGCTCCTGCTGGCCTGGATGAATGTGCTGGTCACAGAAAAGCTGTGCGACACGGATTACCTCGACGAGTACGCGGTCGGCTTCAAGGAACTCACTGCTCACGTGAAGGAATTCACGCCTGAGTGGGCGGAGACGATTACGGAACTTTCTGCCGCGCAGATTCGCGAAACCGCGCATGCGATGGCTGAGGCCAAGCCGGCCGTCGCGATCCATCCCGGACGTCACGTCACCTGGTATGGCAACGACACGCAGCGTGCGCGCGCGATGGCGATTCTAACGGCATTACTCGGAGCCTACGGGCGCAAGGGTGGAATTTTCCTGCCGACCAAACTTGCGCAGGGACGTATACCACTGCCACCGATGCCGGAATCCGAAAGGGGCCGTGGCGATCGCGTGGGAGATGTCTATCCCCTCGCAAGCGAAGAAGCGTACGGTCTCACCCATGGACTGATCGAAACGACCCGGACCGAAAACCCGTATCCGATCAAGGCCTGGGTCGTCTATGGCCAGAATATTCTCGAAAGCATTCCTACGCGGGCGCAGACGCTCGAGGCTATCAAGAAGCTGGAATTCATGGCCGTTGTCGATGTCCTTCCGCAGGAACAGACTCGCTACGCTGATCTCGTCCTACCTGAAGCTACTTATCTCGAACGTTATGACCCTCCTGCCGTCTCGACTACCGCGAAGCGTCCATTCGTATCTATCCGCCAACCGGCCGTAGAACCCATGTATGAATCGAAGCCGGGCTGGTGGATCGCCAAAGAAACCGCGAAGAGACTCGGGTTGCAGGACTACTTCCCGTGGACAGACCCGGACGAGCATCTGCGGAAACTGATCGCCCCGATGAACATCAATGAGTCGGAACTCAAGTCTCTGGGTGCAATCTCTTTTGACGGGAAACCGTATATAGAAGATCGCACTGAATCCGACGGTCCGCTCTTTCCAACGCAATCGGGAAAGATCGAAATCGTATCTTCGGTTCTCTCAGATCTCAAACTCGACGCGCTTCCGAAGTACGAACCGGTTCCCGATCCTCCCGCCGGGTACGTGCGCCTGATCTACGGTCGTGCTCCGGTGCACTCGTTCTCGCGCACCGAAAACAACGCATGGCTTGATGACCTGATGCACGAAAACCCCGTCTGGCTGAGTGCCGAGGCGGCTAACAAGTCAGGCTTGAAAGATGGCCAGGAGGTCATTCTAGAAAACCAGGATGGCGTGAAGAGTCCGACGGTCACTCTGAGAGTCACGCCCGGGATGCGCAACGACGTCGCCTATACCGTGCACGGATTCGGTCCTCAAGCGCCCGGCTTGAAGAAGGCTTACCAGCACGGTTTCTCGGACACGGCTCTCATGACGCGTGTTGCCATCGATCCTCTCACGGGTGCGACGGGCATGAGAGTCAACTTTGTTCGCGTAATCGCGGCAGAGAAGGGATAG
- a CDS encoding DUF3373 family protein, with the protein MRTFIRTSISTFILTAMLASPMARAQETASTGQDNAQMKQEIEQLKKQLAAMEERLAAQEKAAQDKAAEEAKKAEEAKKDDTVSATDLQAQVKDLDDRVNKTERHSALDRLQWSGDFRVESHSIFGHVPAHYDGMRLQNMMVKTLWFGALNGYTPDQMGAILSSPTLPNGQVNTPANFANLVNGAVASNYSSYQYFANNLQFNNADPNNPGLKQMVGAFSPQMQQAMMQYLGQVPGVLVPGYSADTNVLMTNRLRLNFDAPVSDNVTVGARLSMYKTFGDSTNVQVFNGQANSLNVDGTTARVPTGDMVRVERAFFTWHDIGGSKLYLSIGRRPSTDGPPMNFRQDEPRGGTPPGSLFDYQYDGVTVGYHITDTMTVRACYGMGYTAGFGNGDLLKSPADRVKDVHLFGGMIDLIETEKTFVQAIYAHAWNVTDGFAGTMVLPNNPITGNPVGAPVVMRYSPSANLGGINLYGLTMQKRLAQFDTFVSINANTLLPNGVTSPFGGLGSDPFDASATNHSGYMVYAGVRYAFPQNDGRTKLGFEYNHGSKYWFNFAQAEDDIISPKTSARGDVFETYLTHRINQRFILKADYQRFNYTWSGSGWHVGAPKRLDSTPMLGFPTYDRAGMLTVGLTARF; encoded by the coding sequence ATGCGCACATTCATACGCACATCTATATCTACGTTCATTCTGACTGCAATGCTCGCGAGTCCGATGGCGAGGGCGCAAGAAACCGCGTCTACCGGCCAGGACAATGCCCAGATGAAGCAGGAAATCGAGCAACTGAAGAAACAATTGGCGGCCATGGAAGAGAGGCTCGCCGCACAAGAGAAGGCCGCGCAGGACAAAGCGGCAGAAGAAGCGAAAAAGGCGGAAGAAGCAAAGAAAGACGACACGGTCTCCGCGACCGACCTCCAGGCCCAGGTAAAGGACCTCGATGATCGCGTCAACAAGACCGAGCGGCATTCCGCGCTCGATCGCCTGCAGTGGAGCGGCGATTTCCGGGTGGAATCGCACAGTATCTTCGGCCATGTTCCGGCGCATTACGACGGGATGCGGCTACAGAACATGATGGTGAAGACGCTGTGGTTTGGGGCCTTGAACGGTTATACGCCTGACCAGATGGGAGCAATTTTGAGCAGCCCTACGCTGCCCAATGGGCAAGTTAATACTCCAGCAAACTTCGCCAACCTGGTGAATGGGGCTGTCGCCAGCAATTACTCCTCATATCAGTATTTCGCCAACAACCTGCAGTTCAACAACGCCGATCCTAACAATCCCGGACTGAAGCAGATGGTCGGGGCTTTCTCGCCCCAGATGCAGCAGGCAATGATGCAGTACCTGGGGCAGGTTCCCGGAGTGCTTGTGCCTGGCTACTCGGCCGATACGAATGTCTTGATGACAAATCGCCTGCGTCTCAATTTCGATGCTCCGGTCTCGGATAACGTTACAGTGGGTGCCCGTCTGAGCATGTACAAGACGTTCGGCGACTCAACCAATGTCCAGGTGTTCAATGGCCAGGCAAACTCGCTCAACGTTGACGGCACTACCGCTCGGGTTCCGACAGGCGACATGGTGCGCGTGGAGCGCGCGTTCTTTACCTGGCACGACATCGGCGGCTCAAAACTCTACCTGTCCATTGGACGGCGTCCCTCCACGGATGGGCCACCCATGAATTTCCGGCAAGACGAACCGCGCGGCGGAACGCCCCCCGGCTCATTGTTCGACTATCAGTACGACGGCGTGACCGTGGGTTACCACATCACCGATACGATGACTGTGCGGGCCTGCTATGGCATGGGCTATACGGCGGGCTTCGGAAATGGCGACTTGCTGAAGAGCCCGGCTGATCGCGTCAAAGACGTTCACCTGTTCGGCGGCATGATCGACTTGATCGAGACCGAAAAGACATTTGTTCAGGCGATCTATGCTCACGCCTGGAATGTAACCGACGGTTTCGCCGGCACGATGGTATTACCCAATAACCCCATCACTGGCAACCCGGTGGGGGCTCCGGTCGTCATGCGCTACAGCCCCTCGGCCAACCTGGGTGGGATCAATCTGTACGGATTGACGATGCAGAAGCGCCTCGCTCAGTTCGATACTTTTGTGAGCATCAACGCCAACACTCTCCTTCCGAACGGCGTAACCAGTCCGTTTGGCGGGTTGGGATCAGATCCGTTCGACGCGAGCGCCACCAACCACTCCGGCTACATGGTGTACGCGGGCGTGCGCTATGCCTTCCCGCAGAACGATGGCCGAACCAAGCTGGGATTTGAGTACAACCACGGTTCCAAGTACTGGTTCAACTTCGCGCAAGCAGAAGACGACATCATTTCGCCGAAGACAAGCGCTCGTGGTGACGTTTTCGAAACCTATCTAACGCATCGCATCAACCAACGTTTCATTCTCAAAGCCGATTACCAGCGTTTCAACTACACCTGGAGCGGATCCGGTTGGCATGTGGGCGCGCCAAAGCGCCTGGATTCCACGCCGATGCTCGGATTCCCGACCTATGACCGGGCAGGCATGTTGACGGTCGGGCTAACCGCTCGCTTCTAG
- a CDS encoding cytochrome c, whose translation MHSYYRFLLLCAVLITLTGLVFAAGPQDGKSLYRSNCKVCHDKGSKNGMYTPMTLTQEQWRRFFTTKLATSHKTAVHPKEGKKLFDLLTPEQIKSIQRFCIDHAADSEQPATCG comes from the coding sequence ATGCATTCTTACTATCGTTTTTTGTTGTTGTGTGCTGTTTTGATTACCCTGACGGGATTGGTCTTCGCTGCCGGCCCGCAGGATGGCAAGTCACTTTATCGAAGCAACTGCAAGGTTTGTCACGACAAGGGTTCGAAGAATGGGATGTACACGCCCATGACTTTGACCCAGGAACAATGGCGCAGGTTCTTTACCACCAAGCTCGCAACGAGCCACAAGACCGCGGTTCATCCCAAAGAAGGCAAGAAGCTGTTTGATCTCCTGACGCCAGAACAGATCAAGAGCATTCAGCGTTTCTGCATCGATCACGCGGCGGACTCGGAACAGCCCGCGACGTGCGGTTAG
- a CDS encoding LacI family DNA-binding transcriptional regulator, translated as MSRGKTASSMVTVKDISRESGFSVGTVSIVLNDAPLARYISEKTKVHIKKVTERLGYSPNQFARSLRGSRSHTIGVMVIDVTDPFCTLIVRGIENGLFQYSYLSIFADAHNDLSRFERYLELMLERRVEGLIVIANWLVLDINLLSDLEKHRIPTVIVAREIQPDAMSSVIVDNEAGARKAIEHLYELGHRQIAFIRGPKALEDSQLRWNAVRSFARSVKLNIDSKLVVEISSEADPNMVFDTSEKLTEELLKRCRPFTALMAYDDITALGAMRALAKLGIKVPEQCSVIGFDDVAPAAFSIPPLTTVRQPMETMGSAAADLVVQAIKAKMEKRELSLAHRKLAPELVVRQSTRPLG; from the coding sequence ATGTCCCGCGGCAAAACAGCTTCGTCGATGGTTACCGTGAAAGATATTTCGCGCGAGAGCGGATTCTCTGTGGGCACGGTTTCGATCGTCCTGAATGATGCTCCCCTGGCGCGCTACATTTCCGAAAAGACGAAGGTTCACATCAAGAAGGTTACCGAGCGACTGGGCTACAGTCCGAACCAGTTTGCACGCTCGTTACGTGGCAGCAGGAGTCACACGATCGGGGTCATGGTCATCGATGTTACCGACCCATTCTGCACCTTGATCGTGCGTGGCATCGAGAACGGACTTTTTCAGTATTCCTACCTTTCGATCTTTGCCGACGCGCATAACGATCTTTCGCGATTTGAGCGCTACCTGGAACTGATGTTGGAGCGCCGTGTCGAAGGGCTGATCGTGATTGCGAACTGGCTGGTGCTTGACATCAACCTTCTGTCGGACCTGGAGAAACACCGCATTCCGACGGTCATCGTGGCACGTGAAATCCAGCCGGATGCGATGAGTTCGGTGATCGTAGACAACGAAGCGGGCGCGCGGAAGGCGATTGAGCACCTGTACGAACTTGGGCACAGGCAGATCGCGTTCATTCGCGGGCCGAAGGCGCTGGAAGACAGCCAGTTGCGGTGGAATGCGGTGCGATCATTCGCGCGGTCTGTGAAGTTGAATATCGATTCCAAACTGGTGGTCGAGATATCCAGCGAGGCGGACCCGAATATGGTGTTCGACACTTCGGAGAAACTCACCGAGGAACTGCTGAAACGATGCCGTCCGTTCACGGCGCTGATGGCCTACGACGACATTACGGCGCTGGGCGCAATGCGAGCGCTGGCGAAGCTCGGGATCAAGGTGCCGGAACAATGCTCGGTGATAGGCTTCGATGATGTGGCGCCCGCGGCATTTTCAATCCCTCCATTAACGACCGTCCGGCAACCAATGGAGACCATGGGGAGCGCGGCGGCAGACCTCGTGGTCCAGGCCATCAAGGCGAAGATGGAAAAGCGGGAACTTTCGCTGGCGCACCGAAAACTTGCGCCTGAACTCGTGGTTCGACAATCCACGCGTCCTCTCGGATAA
- the murC gene encoding UDP-N-acetylmuramate--L-alanine ligase produces the protein MFAKIQRIHFVGIGGIGMSGIAEVLLNLGYKVSGSDLKHSGVTARLISLGAQVFDGHQAENVRGADVVVTSSAIARDNPEVAEAHRLHLPVIQRAEMLSELMRLKYGIAIAGMHGKTTTTSMVASVLAAGGLDPTVVVGGRVDAMGSNARLGKSQYLVAEADESDRSFLKLSPILSVVTNIDREHMDCYRDMQDVEDTFIEFIDRVPFYGMVVACWDNEALRALLPRVQRRVVTYGIGEGADFRISSFARCGTQAEPNSTFEVTYKGRSLGEFHLRVPGAHNILNATAAIAVGIGLDVGPEHIRRALEEFRGVDRRFQIRGSGAGVTVIDDYGHHPTEIKATLAAAKECGYRRVLVVFQPHRYTRTQLLMEDFADAFRDADAVFMLDIYAASEPPIAGVNAQSLAAKVRDKCNRPAEYVATFDDAIEAVAKNAQAGDMVLTLGAGNVSQLGLLIVDRLSATY, from the coding sequence ATGTTCGCGAAGATTCAGCGCATTCATTTTGTAGGCATCGGTGGAATCGGCATGAGCGGCATTGCCGAGGTGCTGCTCAATCTCGGATACAAAGTTTCCGGCTCGGATCTCAAGCACTCGGGCGTAACAGCTCGGCTGATCTCCCTTGGCGCGCAGGTGTTCGATGGGCATCAGGCGGAGAACGTACGGGGAGCCGATGTTGTCGTTACGAGTTCGGCCATAGCCCGAGATAACCCAGAAGTCGCCGAGGCGCACCGCCTGCACCTGCCCGTCATCCAACGGGCCGAGATGCTCTCCGAGTTGATGCGCCTCAAGTACGGCATTGCCATTGCCGGGATGCACGGCAAAACCACCACCACCAGCATGGTTGCCTCCGTGCTCGCCGCAGGCGGCCTCGATCCCACGGTGGTGGTAGGCGGGCGCGTCGACGCAATGGGTTCCAACGCCCGTCTGGGCAAATCTCAGTATCTGGTCGCCGAAGCCGATGAAAGCGACCGCTCTTTCCTGAAGCTTTCGCCGATCCTCTCGGTGGTGACCAACATCGATCGCGAGCACATGGACTGCTACCGTGACATGCAGGACGTGGAAGATACGTTTATCGAATTTATAGACCGAGTGCCTTTTTACGGCATGGTCGTCGCCTGCTGGGACAACGAGGCTCTCCGGGCGCTTCTACCGCGAGTACAGCGGCGTGTGGTCACTTACGGAATAGGCGAAGGCGCGGATTTCCGCATCTCTTCCTTCGCGCGGTGCGGCACGCAGGCAGAACCGAACAGCACCTTCGAGGTCACCTACAAAGGCCGCAGCCTCGGCGAGTTCCACCTGCGCGTCCCGGGAGCCCACAATATCCTGAACGCAACCGCCGCCATCGCCGTCGGCATCGGGCTTGACGTCGGCCCGGAGCATATTCGCCGCGCACTCGAGGAGTTCCGCGGCGTGGACCGCCGATTCCAGATCAGGGGTTCCGGAGCCGGTGTCACCGTTATCGACGACTACGGACACCACCCCACCGAGATCAAAGCCACACTCGCTGCTGCGAAGGAATGCGGATATCGGCGCGTACTGGTCGTCTTCCAACCGCATCGCTACACAAGAACCCAATTGCTGATGGAAGACTTCGCGGACGCATTCCGCGACGCCGATGCCGTGTTCATGCTGGATATCTATGCGGCAAGCGAGCCGCCGATCGCAGGAGTGAACGCGCAGTCATTGGCAGCGAAAGTCCGCGACAAGTGCAACCGTCCGGCTGAGTATGTCGCGACCTTCGACGACGCCATTGAAGCCGTCGCGAAGAACGCGCAGGCAGGAGACATGGTGCTCACCTTGGGAGCAGGCAATGTCTCCCAACTCGGATTACTCATCGTGGATCGTCTGAGCGCAACGTACTGA
- the murG gene encoding undecaprenyldiphospho-muramoylpentapeptide beta-N-acetylglucosaminyltransferase codes for MRAVLAGGGTGGHVIPALAIAQDLKSRLSAEVVFIGTARGIETRLVPASGFELRLIEVGALKRVSLATRAKTMFALPQAILASSKILGEFKPDVVIGVGGYASGPAMLAATLRRIPTLIFEPNVVPGFANKMVAPFATTAAVHFEATCQYFKRCVVTGVPVRQRFFEIPTRAANARPSLLLFGGSQGSHILNTVLVEALPQLSAALPGLHVVHQTGEKEYEMVTKAYLDVKISAEVSPFIDNMASAFAGADLLVCRSGASTVAEVTAAAKPALFVPFAGAADNHQFKNAELLVRNNAAVLIEEKDLNSKRFAENVIGLLKDRARLRSMSEAAKKLSHPNAAGQIAELAARIAGKSKAAVSTTQ; via the coding sequence ATGAGAGCGGTTCTTGCAGGTGGCGGGACGGGCGGTCACGTTATTCCGGCGCTCGCGATCGCCCAGGACTTGAAGTCGCGCCTGAGCGCCGAAGTGGTGTTTATCGGCACCGCGCGCGGCATTGAAACCCGGCTTGTCCCGGCGTCCGGGTTCGAGTTGCGGCTTATCGAAGTTGGGGCTCTCAAGCGCGTCAGCCTGGCAACCCGGGCTAAAACGATGTTCGCGCTTCCACAAGCTATCCTGGCCTCGTCCAAAATTCTCGGCGAATTTAAGCCTGACGTTGTGATTGGGGTCGGCGGCTATGCCTCCGGACCGGCGATGCTCGCGGCGACTCTGCGCCGTATACCCACGCTCATTTTTGAACCCAATGTTGTTCCTGGATTCGCGAACAAGATGGTTGCGCCGTTCGCCACTACCGCGGCCGTTCACTTCGAGGCCACATGCCAGTACTTTAAGCGTTGCGTTGTGACAGGCGTGCCGGTCAGGCAGCGCTTCTTCGAGATCCCAACCCGCGCTGCGAACGCTCGTCCATCGCTGCTGCTCTTCGGCGGCAGCCAGGGGTCGCATATCCTCAATACGGTTCTGGTGGAGGCTCTTCCGCAACTCTCCGCCGCGCTTCCCGGCCTGCATGTCGTCCATCAGACCGGCGAGAAGGAATACGAGATGGTTACCAAGGCCTATCTCGACGTGAAGATCTCGGCCGAAGTTTCTCCGTTTATCGACAACATGGCTTCAGCATTCGCCGGAGCCGACCTGCTGGTGTGCCGCTCCGGCGCCAGTACCGTTGCCGAAGTCACCGCCGCCGCGAAGCCGGCACTTTTCGTACCTTTTGCCGGAGCAGCGGACAATCACCAGTTCAAGAACGCCGAATTACTGGTTCGAAATAACGCCGCGGTTCTGATCGAAGAGAAGGATTTGAACTCGAAGCGATTCGCGGAAAACGTGATTGGCTTGCTGAAAGACCGAGCACGGTTACGGTCGATGTCGGAAGCTGCGAAGAAGCTGTCACATCCGAATGCAGCCGGGCAGATCGCCGAACTCGCAGCACGGATTGCGGGGAAGAGCAAAGCAGCGGTCAGCACTACCCAATAA
- the ftsW gene encoding putative lipid II flippase FtsW, which produces MAKRVSVDRWLFGVTVLLVLIGLVMVFSASAVIAKDRFGSPYYFMVKQTFWAFAGIGAMLLLMNVDYRKYRHPAFVYSSVAITTLLLILVLFLDRSHNTHRWIKLGAFSFQPSELAKPALILYLAYFLETRLRDIEDWRRTLVPAVIPSVLFALLIVKEPDLGTAMACCAITATVLWVAGMHPKYLGYAAAASMVPLYWLIFRTPWRYQRILAFLNPYSDPQGSGFHMIQSLIAVGTGGFTGKGLMEGKQKLFYLPEPQTDFIYAVIAEEWGLIGSVIIVALFAFFCYRGLRCALNTKDNFARFLAVGITSMVGVQAFFNISVVLGLLPTKGIPLPFISYGGSSLFITLASVGVLLNITKQTD; this is translated from the coding sequence GTGGCCAAGCGCGTCAGCGTGGATCGGTGGCTTTTTGGCGTTACCGTTCTCCTTGTTCTCATAGGGCTGGTCATGGTTTTCAGTGCCTCGGCGGTGATTGCCAAGGACCGCTTCGGCTCGCCTTATTACTTCATGGTCAAGCAGACGTTCTGGGCGTTCGCCGGTATCGGTGCGATGCTACTGCTGATGAACGTGGACTACCGCAAGTACCGGCATCCGGCGTTCGTCTACTCGAGCGTGGCCATTACAACGCTGCTCCTGATACTCGTTCTCTTCCTCGACCGGTCGCACAATACGCATCGGTGGATCAAACTCGGCGCGTTTTCGTTTCAGCCGTCGGAGCTTGCGAAACCCGCGCTTATCCTTTATCTCGCGTACTTCCTGGAAACCCGTCTTCGCGACATTGAAGACTGGCGACGAACGCTGGTTCCGGCAGTCATCCCGAGCGTGCTGTTTGCGCTCCTGATTGTAAAGGAGCCGGATCTCGGAACCGCGATGGCTTGCTGCGCCATCACTGCCACGGTGCTCTGGGTCGCAGGAATGCACCCCAAGTATCTCGGATACGCCGCGGCTGCTTCCATGGTGCCGCTGTACTGGCTGATCTTCCGGACGCCGTGGCGCTACCAGCGTATTCTCGCGTTCCTGAACCCCTACTCGGATCCGCAGGGCAGCGGCTTCCACATGATCCAATCGCTGATCGCGGTCGGTACGGGTGGTTTTACAGGAAAGGGGCTGATGGAAGGGAAGCAGAAGCTGTTCTACCTTCCCGAGCCGCAGACCGACTTCATTTACGCGGTAATAGCCGAAGAGTGGGGGTTGATCGGATCGGTCATAATCGTGGCCCTTTTTGCGTTCTTCTGCTATCGCGGCCTGCGCTGCGCATTGAATACAAAGGACAACTTTGCGCGATTTCTCGCCGTCGGTATCACCTCCATGGTTGGTGTCCAGGCATTCTTCAATATCAGCGTGGTGCTCGGACTCCTGCCAACCAAAGGCATTCCATTGCCCTTCATTTCATATGGCGGGTCGTCGCTGTTTATAACCTTAGCCAGCGTCGGCGTTTTACTGAACATCACAAAACAGACGGACTAA
- the murD gene encoding UDP-N-acetylmuramoyl-L-alanine--D-glutamate ligase — protein MDVQGKRVLVVGLGKSGVASSLFLQSRGARVTVSDEKSQEQLRTEIPALLDKGIVVETGKHGERTFREQDLIVVSPGVPNDVPPLMNARKLGIPVIGEIELATRFLQGRVIAITGSNGKTTTTTLTGEVIAAGGFQSLVGGNIGTPAITFVDQSSPSTWVVLEISSFQLETIETFRPHIAAILNITPDHLDRHGSMGAYIAAKARIFENQSEKDFAVLNMDDATCVTLVQKLTPQVYWFSRKVEVERGTFVRNGKIIFRDARGEREIMPVDEITLKGAHNLENVLAAAAMGILAGVEPTKVRRAVKDFKAVEHRLEYTATIRGVQYFNDSKATNVDATIKALESFPGNIHLILGGKDKGSDYSVLNDLLKERVKRIYTIGAAAQKIESQIAGVEITSAGTLDQAVRKASEFAQAGDIVLLAPACASFDQFQSYEHRGRAFKEAVHALAAREATHVGGK, from the coding sequence ATGGACGTGCAAGGCAAACGTGTGTTGGTGGTCGGGCTCGGTAAATCGGGCGTTGCATCTTCTTTGTTTCTGCAATCGCGCGGGGCGCGGGTCACCGTCTCCGACGAGAAGTCACAGGAGCAACTCCGGACGGAGATCCCGGCGCTTCTCGACAAGGGCATCGTCGTGGAAACGGGCAAGCACGGAGAGCGGACTTTTCGCGAGCAGGACCTGATTGTGGTCAGCCCCGGCGTTCCGAACGACGTCCCGCCGCTGATGAATGCCCGAAAACTGGGGATTCCGGTTATTGGCGAGATCGAATTGGCGACGCGCTTCCTGCAGGGTCGCGTTATCGCGATCACCGGGTCGAACGGAAAAACGACTACGACCACGCTGACCGGCGAGGTGATTGCCGCGGGTGGATTCCAATCGCTGGTGGGCGGAAACATTGGCACGCCGGCTATTACGTTCGTTGACCAGTCATCGCCCAGCACTTGGGTTGTGCTGGAGATCTCCAGCTTCCAGTTGGAAACAATCGAGACTTTTCGGCCGCATATCGCTGCGATTCTCAATATCACGCCGGACCACCTTGACCGGCACGGCTCGATGGGGGCTTACATCGCGGCAAAGGCGCGAATCTTCGAGAATCAGTCGGAGAAGGATTTTGCCGTCCTTAATATGGACGACGCGACCTGTGTGACGCTTGTACAGAAGCTTACGCCGCAGGTCTACTGGTTCAGCCGAAAAGTAGAAGTGGAGCGAGGAACATTCGTTCGCAACGGGAAGATTATCTTTCGCGATGCGCGAGGTGAGCGCGAGATCATGCCAGTGGATGAGATCACGCTCAAGGGCGCGCACAACCTTGAGAACGTTCTGGCGGCGGCCGCGATGGGGATTCTCGCTGGAGTCGAACCGACGAAGGTCCGTCGGGCTGTCAAGGATTTCAAGGCCGTTGAGCATCGGCTCGAATACACTGCCACCATTCGAGGCGTGCAGTACTTCAATGACTCCAAGGCCACGAACGTCGATGCAACGATCAAGGCGCTCGAGTCTTTCCCCGGCAACATTCACCTGATTCTAGGTGGGAAAGACAAAGGCAGCGACTACTCCGTGCTTAACGATCTGCTCAAAGAGCGTGTGAAGCGGATTTACACGATTGGTGCGGCGGCGCAGAAGATCGAGTCGCAAATTGCCGGTGTCGAAATCACCAGCGCTGGAACTCTCGACCAGGCTGTCCGAAAGGCGAGCGAGTTCGCACAGGCTGGCGACATCGTGCTGCTGGCGCCCGCGTGTGCCAGCTTCGATCAGTTCCAGAGCTACGAACACCGCGGGCGCGCGTTCAAAGAAGCCGTTCATGCGCTGGCCGCGCGCGAAGCCACCCACGTAGGAGGTAAGTAG